Proteins co-encoded in one Acinetobacter lwoffii genomic window:
- the clpS gene encoding ATP-dependent Clp protease adapter ClpS: protein MPSNKRQMCLSDIKNSFNESGIVDWHISPRLANEPSEDGDSDLAIQTAPPELKRPPLYAVVLLNDDYTPMEFVIEILQQYFAMNLDQATQVMLTVHYEGKGVAGVYPRDIAETKANQVNNYARSQGHPLLCQIEPKD, encoded by the coding sequence ATGCCAAGCAATAAACGTCAAATGTGTTTAAGTGATATTAAAAATTCTTTTAATGAGTCTGGAATCGTTGATTGGCATATCAGCCCACGTTTAGCAAATGAACCCTCTGAAGACGGTGATTCTGACTTAGCTATACAGACTGCACCGCCAGAACTGAAACGTCCACCGTTGTATGCCGTTGTTTTATTAAATGACGACTATACGCCGATGGAGTTTGTAATTGAAATTTTACAACAATACTTTGCAATGAATCTTGACCAAGCTACACAAGTAATGCTAACTGTACATTATGAAGGAAAGGGTGTAGCTGGGGTCTATCCTCGAGACATTGCGGAGACCAAAGCGAACCAAGTCAATAATTATGCTCGATCACAAGGTCATCCGTTACTTTGCCAAATAGAGCCTAAAGATTAA
- the clpA gene encoding ATP-dependent Clp protease ATP-binding subunit ClpA yields the protein MLSRQLEVSLRLAVSMARQKRHEFLTVEHLLLALLDNDSAVNALKACGADIIVLRKELEEYVEQHTPKLGENSDQAPHPTESFDRILQRAIFHVQSSGGDRTVEGADILVAMYSERDSFAVYLLKRHQINRLTLTQYLSHGTRKEDVQSEEEIEDLDGESASSASSGPLELYTTNLNVEAQKGKTDPLIGREKEIERAAQILCRRRKNNPLLVGDPGVGKTSIAEGLAWLIVNGKAPKPLENAEIFSLDIGALVAGTKYRGDFEKRLKQLLNALKKKPEAVLFIDEIHMIIGAGSSMGSTMDASNLIKPALANGSLRCIGSTTFQEYRQVFEKDHALSRRFQKIDVNEPSISETIDILRGLKSKFEDFHHVEYEDQALVSAVELSAKFINDRFLPDKAIDVIDEAGAQRRLKAEQDDSLITVENIEDIVSKIARIPPKTVSKDDKSVLENLERDLKRVVFGQDEAIEALASAIKLSRAGLKSPDKPVGSFVFAGPTGVGKTEVTKQLAKQMGVELVRFDMSEYMERHAVSRLIGAPPGYVGFDQGGLLTDAIHKNPHCVLLLDEIEKAHPDVFNLLLQIMDHGSLTDNNGRKSDFRNVVLVLTTNIGAESISRVSIGFMEQDNSNDNQEAMKKAFSPEFRNRLDGVIQFKALPSSIIENVVDKFLTELQAQLDDKKVMLEVDQSAREWMSEHGYDRLMGARPMQRLIQEHLKKPLAEMILFGELAENGGNVAVSVKKENGKAVGLKLEVFEDQTAEPA from the coding sequence ATGCTCAGTCGTCAATTAGAAGTATCACTACGTTTGGCTGTCAGCATGGCTCGTCAAAAGAGACATGAGTTCCTGACCGTAGAACATTTATTGTTAGCCTTGCTCGACAATGATTCTGCCGTAAATGCTCTCAAAGCATGTGGTGCCGACATCATCGTGTTGCGTAAGGAATTAGAAGAGTACGTAGAACAACATACCCCTAAACTTGGTGAAAATAGTGATCAGGCACCACACCCGACAGAAAGCTTCGACCGGATCTTGCAACGCGCGATTTTTCACGTGCAGTCAAGCGGTGGTGATCGTACTGTAGAAGGTGCCGATATTCTGGTTGCCATGTATTCTGAGCGTGACTCATTTGCAGTCTATCTGCTGAAACGTCATCAAATTAACCGTCTGACCCTGACTCAGTACCTGTCTCATGGTACCCGTAAAGAAGATGTACAGTCTGAAGAAGAAATCGAAGACCTAGATGGCGAATCAGCATCTTCAGCAAGTTCAGGTCCACTTGAACTTTATACCACTAACCTGAATGTTGAAGCACAAAAAGGCAAGACCGATCCACTGATTGGTCGTGAAAAAGAAATCGAGCGTGCCGCGCAAATCCTTTGCCGCCGTCGTAAAAACAATCCACTCCTTGTCGGTGATCCGGGAGTTGGTAAAACCTCGATTGCTGAAGGTCTTGCTTGGTTAATCGTCAATGGTAAAGCGCCAAAACCACTGGAAAATGCTGAAATTTTCAGTCTGGACATTGGTGCTTTGGTAGCAGGAACCAAATACCGTGGTGATTTTGAAAAACGCTTGAAACAGCTTTTAAATGCGCTGAAAAAGAAACCTGAAGCAGTGCTGTTTATTGATGAAATTCACATGATTATTGGTGCAGGCTCGAGTATGGGCAGTACCATGGATGCATCGAATCTGATCAAACCGGCGTTGGCAAATGGTTCTTTACGTTGCATTGGCTCAACCACATTCCAGGAATATCGTCAGGTCTTTGAGAAAGATCATGCTTTATCGCGTCGTTTCCAGAAAATTGATGTGAATGAGCCATCTATTTCTGAAACTATTGATATCCTACGTGGTCTGAAATCGAAGTTTGAAGATTTCCATCATGTGGAATATGAAGATCAAGCCTTAGTGTCTGCGGTAGAACTTTCTGCGAAATTTATCAACGACCGTTTCTTGCCAGATAAGGCGATTGATGTCATTGATGAAGCCGGTGCTCAGCGCCGTCTCAAAGCAGAACAAGATGACAGTTTAATCACCGTAGAAAATATTGAAGACATCGTTTCTAAAATTGCGCGTATTCCTCCGAAAACTGTCTCTAAAGATGACAAGAGTGTGCTGGAAAATCTTGAGCGTGATTTAAAACGTGTGGTCTTTGGTCAGGATGAAGCGATTGAGGCCTTGGCTTCTGCAATTAAACTGTCACGTGCCGGTTTGAAGTCTCCAGATAAGCCTGTAGGTAGTTTTGTCTTTGCGGGTCCTACAGGTGTTGGTAAAACCGAAGTGACCAAGCAGCTCGCGAAACAGATGGGTGTGGAACTGGTTCGTTTTGATATGTCGGAATACATGGAACGTCATGCAGTGTCACGTTTAATCGGTGCACCTCCGGGCTATGTCGGTTTTGATCAGGGTGGGTTATTGACCGATGCGATTCATAAAAATCCGCATTGTGTACTGTTGCTCGATGAGATCGAAAAAGCGCATCCAGATGTGTTTAACCTGTTATTGCAGATTATGGATCATGGTTCATTGACTGATAACAACGGGCGTAAATCTGATTTCCGTAACGTGGTCTTGGTACTCACCACCAATATTGGTGCGGAAAGTATTTCTCGTGTCAGCATTGGTTTTATGGAACAGGATAATAGTAACGATAATCAGGAAGCGATGAAGAAAGCCTTCTCACCAGAATTCCGTAACCGCCTCGACGGCGTGATTCAGTTCAAGGCATTGCCAAGCAGCATTATTGAAAATGTCGTGGATAAATTCCTGACTGAACTTCAAGCACAACTGGATGACAAAAAAGTCATGCTGGAAGTGGATCAAAGTGCACGTGAATGGATGTCAGAACATGGCTATGACCGTTTAATGGGCGCACGTCCAATGCAACGTCTGATTCAGGAACACCTGAAAAAACCGCTGGCTGAGATGATCCTGTTTGGTGAACTGGCTGAAAATGGCGGCAATGTTGCAG